In the genome of Spirochaetia bacterium, one region contains:
- a CDS encoding ABC transporter substrate-binding protein has protein sequence MKKITLSLLMLLTAISLVFANGNVETQSAVSQPQQTYSATDVLGRTVTLKEKPAHIMVVGKSAIMPADMVFLFSDEVKDISGLAKTNQGIGDFFPAIHPEFKTEKRLPHNISAEEVAAQSPDLVLTKSFNYSSIGKNIEQLGIPLFTLDLETSKSWMDETLQLGKLIGDEPRAQQIDKLYQTRIDDLAAKVATLKDSDKPTVLLMQFSSKDGVTAFSVAPDSWIQTEMIEKAGGIPVWKGQLADKSSWSVVSFEQIAKWNPDYIFVTSFKAPSKKYLDEIYSSNAWKQLKAVQEKHIMATPQDYLSWAQPISRWILCEQWLCSQMHPQLYAGVNFEDVITQYFKDFYGITDQNIINDLLTRYRKSVADNNR, from the coding sequence ATGAAAAAAATAACTTTGTCCCTGCTTATGCTCCTGACGGCAATAAGCCTTGTTTTTGCCAATGGGAATGTCGAAACGCAATCAGCTGTTTCACAGCCTCAGCAAACCTATTCTGCTACTGATGTTCTTGGCAGAACCGTTACCCTCAAGGAAAAGCCTGCCCATATAATGGTAGTCGGGAAATCAGCCATCATGCCGGCCGATATGGTTTTTCTGTTCAGTGATGAAGTAAAGGACATCAGCGGCCTTGCAAAGACAAACCAAGGCATCGGTGATTTTTTCCCAGCTATCCATCCTGAGTTCAAGACAGAAAAAAGGCTACCCCACAACATAAGTGCCGAGGAAGTTGCAGCACAGTCTCCCGATCTTGTACTTACAAAATCTTTCAACTATTCATCAATTGGAAAGAACATAGAGCAACTGGGCATTCCTTTGTTTACTTTGGACTTGGAAACATCCAAGAGTTGGATGGATGAGACTTTGCAACTAGGCAAGCTTATCGGTGATGAACCAAGGGCCCAGCAGATTGACAAACTCTATCAAACAAGAATTGATGATCTTGCTGCAAAAGTTGCCACGCTCAAAGACAGTGACAAACCGACGGTCCTGCTGATGCAGTTCAGTTCCAAGGACGGTGTCACAGCTTTCTCCGTTGCACCGGATTCATGGATCCAGACAGAAATGATTGAAAAGGCCGGTGGAATTCCCGTATGGAAAGGACAGCTTGCTGACAAAAGCAGCTGGAGTGTCGTTTCCTTCGAACAGATTGCAAAATGGAACCCAGACTACATATTCGTAACCTCCTTCAAAGCTCCAAGCAAGAAATATCTTGATGAAATCTATTCAAGCAATGCATGGAAACAGCTGAAGGCAGTCCAGGAGAAACATATCATGGCTACCCCACAGGATTATCTCAGCTGGGCCCAGCCTATCTCCCGTTGGATTCTGTGCGAACAGTGGCTATGCAGCCAAATGCATCCGCAGCTTTATGCAGGTGTCAATTTTGAAGATGTCATTACCCAGTACTTCAAGGATTTCTACGGCATAACTGATCAGAATATCATCAATGACCTACTTACCCGTTATCGCAAGTCAGTAGCAGACAACAACAGGTAG